A window of the Tachyglossus aculeatus isolate mTacAcu1 chromosome 2, mTacAcu1.pri, whole genome shotgun sequence genome harbors these coding sequences:
- the LOC119942578 gene encoding putative olfactory receptor 52P1, giving the protein MSASNLTQSRPAFFILKGIPGLEALHMWISIPFSSLYCATILGNCTLLFVISTEQSLHKPMYLLIAMLALTDLGMSTTTIPKVLCIFWFNWTKISFEGCLTQLFFIHTISALQSSILMTMALDRYLAICQPLRYASILSNGRIGLIGLVGLVRATLFILPMPLLLQKMPFCEHREIPHTYCEHMAVVKAACADTRVNRMFGLTIALVVAGLDLSAIGSSYALILRAVLRLSSRQAHQKAVNTCTAHVCVMLTSYTPCLFSFLTHRFSHGIPPHVHTILGNLYFLFPPMLNPIIYGVKTKEFWDKVAKYKCWRTVP; this is encoded by the coding sequence ATGTCTGCCTCCAACCTGACTCAGAGCAGGCCTGCCTTCTTCATCTTGAAGGGCATCCCCGGGCTTGAAGCCTTGCACATGTGGATCTCCATCCCATTCTCCTCCTTGTACTGCGCCACAATCTTGGGGAACTGCACCCTCCTCTTCGTCATCAGCACCGAGCAGTCGCTGCACAAGCCCATGTACCTCCTCATCGCCATGTTGGCACTCACTGATCTGGGCAtgtccaccaccaccatccccaaGGTCCTCTGCATCTTCTGGTTCAACTGGACCAAGATCAGTTTTGAGGGCTGCCTCACCCAGCTCTTCTTCATCCACACCATCTCGGCCCTGCAGTCATCCATCTTGATGACCATGGCCTTGGACCGCTACTTGGCCATCTGCCAGCCCCTGAGGTAtgcctccatcctctccaatGGGCGGATTGGCCTGATCGGGCTGGTGGGCCTGGTGAGAGCCACCCTCTTCATCCTTCCCATGCCCCTCCTCCTTCAGAAAATGCCCTTCTGTGAGCACCGGGAAATCCCACACACCTATTGCGAACACATGGCCGTGGTAAAGGCGGCCTGCGCAGACACCAGGGTCAACCGGATGTTTGGCCTGACCATTGCCCTTGTGGTGGCGGGCCTGGACCTTTCAGCCATCGGTTCTTCCTACGCCTTGATCCTGCGGGCAGTGCTGCGTCTCTCCTCCCGCCAGGCCCACCAAAAGGCCGTCAACACCTGCACCGCGCATGTCTGCGTCATGCTGACCTCCTACACAccctgcctcttctccttcctcacccaccgCTTCAGTCATGGTATCCCTCCACATGTCCACACCATCCTAGGCAACCTCTACTTCCTGTTCCCACCCATGCTGAACCCCATCATTTATGGGGTCAAGACCAAGGAGTTCTGGGACAAGGTGGCAAAGTACAAGTGCTGGAGGACAGTCCCCTGA